From a single Corvus hawaiiensis isolate bCorHaw1 chromosome 23, bCorHaw1.pri.cur, whole genome shotgun sequence genomic region:
- the ID3 gene encoding DNA-binding protein inhibitor ID-3 — MKAISPVRSVRSCYEAVCCLSEQSLAIARGSHNKSPALEEPMNLLYDMNDCYSKLRELVPGIPQGTKVSQVEILQHVIDYIFDLQIVLEEGSKGRDPSSEATLLSLKAAELASELPTEDERSLCH, encoded by the exons ATGAAAGCTATCAGCCCGGTGCGCTCCGTCCGGAGCTGCTACGAGGCCGTTTGCTGCCTCTCGGAGCAGAGTTTGGCCATCGCCCGGGGCAGCCACAACAAGAGCCCGGCCTTGGAAGAGCCCATGAACTTGCTCTACGATATGAACGACTGCTATTCCAAATTGCGGGAGCTGGTGCCGGGCATCCCTCAAGGCACCAAGGTGAGCCAGGTGGAGATCCTGCAGCACGTCATAGACTACATTTTCGACCTCCAGATCGTGCTGGAGGAGGGGTCCAAGGGCCGCGACCCCTCCTCCGAGGCCACCCTACTCTCCCTCAAG GCGGCTGAACTCGCCTCAGAGCTCCCCACCGAAGACGAGAGAAGTTTGTGTCACTAA